DNA sequence from the bacterium genome:
GGCCCAGAGCTGGAACCTGCTGGGCGGGTTTGGCGGCCAGGTGAATCTGGGTCACGCCGCCTTCTTCGGCCTCGGCGCGCTGGTGACGCGGGTGCTGTGGCTGGGCGGCCTTCCGCTCGCCGTGGCGCTTCTCGCGGGGACGGCGTCGGCGACCACGATGGGCGTCCTCGTTGGAATCCCCGCACTGCGCCTGCGGGGACCGTACCTGGCGATCGGGACACTCGCGGTTGCGGAGATTCTACGAATTAC
Encoded proteins:
- a CDS encoding branched-chain amino acid ABC transporter permease, whose amino-acid sequence is MARRVVHGVLFAGVIAILSLLPLLTGNRAILNWAFLVLLYAAVAQSWNLLGGFGGQVNLGHAAFFGLGALVTRVLWLGGLPLAVALLAGTASATTMGVLVGIPALRLRGPYLAIGTLAVAEILRIT